Sequence from the Bacteroidota bacterium genome:
AATGCACCATCAAGGTTTGCCAGAATTTCTACTGATAAATAAATTATTCCTATGATTTTTAAAATATTTTTCATTACTTTTGAGTTTAGTTTCATCAAAAGTATGGTTTTTGCCTAAATACCAATTAATTGTTATATCCGATATTTCTACTATGTTCATTATTCTTCTCTTTTATATTCTTTTTCTTCTGAAAAATATTTGTTGTATTCTAAAACTTTTTCTTCAATTAATTTGGTTAATTGTTTGCCCGTTATATTTGTCAATTCGTCTGGAGTTCCTAATTTCCAAATTTTGGCTTCTGTTATTACCTTTATAAATACTGACAAAAATTTTCTACGAAAAATCTGTTCTTCATTAGATTCAAAATCTCTAAACTTTTTTAATGCGATTATTTTATTTTTCAATTCTATATTTTCAGAATTTATCTTGTATAGAATATTAGTATTAACTAAACCAATCTTATCAGAAATCTTCCAATAAAAATAAAATATTGCAAGTAAGATTGTAATTACACAAGAAATAATAAGCCATGTATAATCAATATTATTCATAGGATTTTGGGAATTGGAATTGTGGAAAAAGAATTGATAAAATCCAATACAATCTACTATAAATGCCAATGAAGAAGGAATTATTCTTTGTGGAGATTTTAATGTTTTCATTACTTTTGATATTAGTTTTGTCAAAAGTATGATTTTTGCCTAAATACCAATAGGTTGTCATATCCGTTTCTTTTTTCGATTTCATCGGTATTTGTTTTATTGGGTTACTATTAAATATTTTTCATAGATGGAAAGGTATTCAACGAAAAGCCGTTTTGCTTCATCTGATGTAGGAGAAACAAAGGGGGAACCGACAAACGCAAGCGTACTCGAACCCCAATACTCGTAAAACGTATGCGAGAAAACGAGACCCGCTTCTGTCATTTCTCCAACAGGAAACCATCGCCTTTGCGATTTGTTTTTATAATCCGGTATAAAATTTTTCTCTTTATTATTCAGCGCAATTATTTTCCGAATCATGCACGAAGCATTTTCGTGTTCATCTTCGGCATCCACAAGTTTTTCATGCGGGAGATAAGCATATCCCGCTTCTTTTCTCTTTGAATAATCATACGTGATGGTGAGATTATTTTTCTTACAGAAATTTTGGAATAGTTCTATCCAATCGGAATTATTTTTGAAGGCGTCTTCGCCAAAAATTCTTTTGAGTAAAGATTTTCCATTAGTGTCTGCCGATGGATATTCGGTTTTTGCTTTTTCGAGTATTTCCATTTTTTTATTAGTTGGTTTTTATTTTCAATTCAAAATATTTACTGCTTTGTATTTCAGATAGCAGCCATTTATGCCGGAAATAGTTTTCTATTATTTCGGTGGCTGGAATTTCGGTAAGCATTCCTTCGGACTGCAAAAGTTCAATTCCTTTCATGCTCAGGTTGCCCAATGGGCGCATTTCGCTGGTATCTTCCGGAGAAATAAAATAAATGGGATGAAAGTTTTTTATGCCGGAATAAATTTTCAGGATGAAGCGTTTCTTGCCCTCTCCCTCATTCCCTCCCCCGATGGGGGAGGGAAGGGCGGGGATGGAATTTTCGGCATTGTCAATATTATTGCTTCCGCAAAACGGGCAGCTGATGGTTCCGATGGGCTGATCGCCATCTTCCGGAAAATTTTTCCCGCAATTGCAGCAATGGAATTTGCGAAGGGTTTCGGGGAACATTCAGCTTATGTATTTTAATTTTATTTCAGGAAACCAGGCGCGTGCTTCATCTTCCGGAAGCGGAGAACCATTCTGAAGAATATCTATGCGCACCGGCACTTGCTTCCATATTTCCCCGAGTAAAAGTTTTTTATCCATGTTTATTTTTTTTATGGGCAAAGGGGGAGAGTGAACAAACTGCAATTGTCTTGCTCTTTTTCTCTCCCCTGGCTTTTAAGCCGCTTCGCTCCCTTTTCTTAGTTTTTTGTTTCGTGTTCTTCTAATAAAGAATGCCCGTTCATGTTTTCTTTCTTTTCAAGATTTGCACCATAATTATTATTATATTAAATTCTTATTTCCTAATAATAACCACGATTTTTATATAAACCATGTGATTTTAGATTTAAAAGTTAATGTGAATTCTATATACTACAACAATACGAATTTATGCCCTACTACTCTATATTATATATTTTAGGGAATAATAAGAATATGGCGGACATTAATCTCATCTCCTTGTTTTGTATCTACCATCAGAATATGATAACCGAATTCTGTTTCAAATACGTCTGAAACTACTTTCTCTTTTATTGAAAAAGCCACTGCTTCAAATTCGGAGACAAACGTTCCACGCTGAATGTTTTTGTATAATCCTCCGTTTGCCGCAGAACCGGGGTCCATTGAAAATTTAATGGCAGCAGAAGCAAAATCTATTTTTCCTGAAACAATCGCTTCCCGAATGGAATCAATTTTTTGCCTGGCTATATCTTTTTCTGCGGTATCAAATTTATTGTGTGATTGCCCTAAAATTAAATGAGATGAAATGAATAAAAGAAGAAT
This genomic interval carries:
- a CDS encoding peptidyl-prolyl cis-trans isomerase, which translates into the protein MKFKIIFSILLLFISSHLILGQSHNKFDTAEKDIARQKIDSIREAIVSGKIDFASAAIKFSMDPGSAANGGLYKNIQRGTFVSEFEAVAFSIKEKVVSDVFETEFGYHILMVDTKQGDEINVRHILIIP